In Gimesia benthica, a single window of DNA contains:
- a CDS encoding division/cell wall cluster transcriptional repressor MraZ has translation MSGETFITGEIKRTVDDRFRISLPADMAQAVTDESGETMLTKERAGCLSLWKASDWQSRHDQGVDLIKQKIQAHRLENRWDEVQRLGRLLSTRNRTIQLANRSRCTIPEGFREFLGVQPNQEVMIVGAVICVEIWNLSAWQNLLEQDMPEFGTLFKELSG, from the coding sequence ATGAGCGGTGAAACTTTTATCACAGGAGAGATCAAACGGACGGTCGACGACCGTTTCCGGATTTCGCTCCCTGCTGATATGGCTCAAGCTGTGACTGACGAATCTGGGGAAACGATGCTCACCAAAGAGCGTGCTGGCTGCCTCAGTCTCTGGAAAGCCTCCGACTGGCAATCCAGACATGATCAGGGAGTTGACCTGATCAAACAGAAGATTCAGGCTCATCGCCTGGAGAATCGCTGGGATGAAGTGCAACGTCTGGGGCGACTGCTGTCGACCCGGAACCGCACGATTCAGTTGGCCAATCGTTCTCGCTGCACAATTCCGGAAGGATTTCGCGAGTTTCTGGGAGTCCAACCCAACCAGGAGGTCATGATTGTTGGCGCAGTGATCTGCGTTGAAATCTGGAATCTCTCGGCCTGGCAGAATCTGCTCGAACAGGACATGCCTGAATTCGGCACACTCTTCAAAGAGCTCTCTGGTTAA